The nucleotide window TAAATGCCGCCGATGCGCCGGCCGTCGTGTCGGCGATCTTGGTTCCCGTCCAATCGGCATTATTGAACACACCGTCGATGAAGTTAATCGTGGCCGCACGAGCCGAAGTAGTCAGACCCAATCCAACCGCTAGCAGCCACGCGAATCCCCCCGTGACGATTTGTCGCCGCAAGACGCGCCGATTGTGCGGCAAAAACGCTTGGCGATAGGAATGTCGTGTCGCATGCTCGGTGTAATGCAGCATGCGCTGGGTGCGATAGCCGAACGGAGCGCGTTGTCTCCACGGGATAGCCTGGCTGGTCGGAGCGTTCATGTTGTGACTCCCAAGAAAGAGAAAGGAAATTGCTTGAACCGCGATTCGCTCGCATCAATCACCTGCTGGTGGGCGAAGGGGCGAATCCTGTGGCGGAATGGCTAAAGCACTCCGCGCGCCATTCATCGAACGTGCCAACGGCAAGCAGCGCGCAACAAAAAGCGCAGCCGAGACTTACAATTTTTTCTTTGTACGAAACACACCGCGGACGGAGGCATATCGAATCCGTGACGCGACGAAGAATTGCAGCAAACCACATCCACGCTGCGGCAGAGCGCCTCAATTAGAAATGCGGCGAAGCGCAGCAATTAATCAATTGGGGAGCAAGCTCCTGGAAAACCGGCGCAATCAAGCCGAGCTATATCCACTTAGCCGACCGGCAAAGGCCCGGAAATCGCCAGTTCTCGCATTCAGTTCAAGAAGCGTCTGGTGGAGTTCTCGGATCGCCACCAACGGACGCTACCGTTAGCTAACGATCCTCCCGATCACCGCAAGTACAATCCGGTCGAACGCTGCTGGGGAGTCTGGAAAACCCCTGGAACGGCATACGACTGGCATCGGTAGCCGCGGCCCTGCACCGGTCACGCACGATGACCTGACGCGGAATTCGCCCGCCGGTGCATTTGCTCGACGGCCTCTCCGAGACCGGCGTTCGGCTCACCAAGTCCGCCTTCCGTCCCTTCGCCACGTGACTGATACGTTCCTCAACCCTTCCCAACTGGAGCGTTGTCATTCAGCCAACGCAGTGGGTCATTCTTTTTCAACTGGCTGCCTGACCAATCCGAGCTAAAATAGTTGGAACGCAGCAAACCGCATTTGGCCATACCAATGAAAAACTTTCGTACGGCACTTGAAACATTCGATAATCAGTTTCCCCACCGGGAATATACGATCGAAACGATATGCCCAGAGTTCACTTCGGTCTGTCCGAAGACTGGGCAGCCCGATTTCGGCACATTAACGATCACCTATAGCCCGGCGGCAAAGTGCATCGAACTAAAAAGCTTGAAACTGTACTTGCAACAGTTTCGCAACGAGGGGATTTTCTACGAGCACATCACGAATTTCATTTTGGACGATCTAGTGGCGGTGACTCTGCCGCGGTGGATGAAGCTCGTCGCGGCCTTCACGCCCCGAGGAGGCATCCACACATCAGTGACGGCGGAGTATTGGGCGACAGGCGGCAAGTGAGTTCAGTACGTTCGCGCAGCGGGGAGTTTTTTCCATTCGCTGAAGAGCTGCTTGCATTCATCGGCGAGCATACCAGGGATGAGTTTGACCTTGCTTCCGCCCAGAGCGGCAATTTTTTCGGCGGCGATTTGCAACTCGTTGAAACCAGCGTCCATGGCGTCTTGAACGGTTGCGCCAAAATAGACCGCTTCCACGCGCGCCCAATGCAGCGCAGACATGCACATTGGGCACGGTTCGCAAGTCGTGGCGACGATCGCGCCTGCTAAGAAAATTTGGTTCGTGTGTTGGCAGCCGAGTCGCAGGGCATTCACTTCGGCATGGGCGGTAATGTCGATGGTCGTCAGCACCGTGTTGTGGGCGACGGAAACGATTTCATCGCCACGAGCGATGGCGCAGCCGAAGGGGCTATTGCCGGCCGCCATTCCTTGGCGGCATTTGTCGATGGCCATGCGCATCAGATCGACAGGTTGGACCATGGTGATATCCTGGAGGGTTCGATTCAATCGTCGGCATTGAGGCAAGCTGGAAATCGTCGTGGGCTTGATGACGCAATCGTACACTGAATATTGCCAACCATGTTATCTCAGACGGCAAACTGACACAGCTTTTCCCTGATGTTCGCCGGAATCGGAATCGACTGCGGCGGCCGATTTGGCGCCATCCGGCAACAGACGGCAGTAATGCTTCCTTCAGCCGCTAGTTGCTCGCCATGCCGAATGTCGAAACTGTAGGTGACACTCTTTTCGCCCAGTCGGGCAATCGTGAGCGACACCGACAACACATCTTCAAACCCCACCGCAGCGCGATAATCGCAGTCAGCGTGTACGCGAGGCCAACTCACGGCACCGGCTTCATCGCGGGAAAGCATCCGGAGGCCGAGATGGCGGAAGCATTCGTGCTCCACGGATTCCATCAACGGAAAGAATGCCGCGAAATGCATGATCCCGGCGGCGTCGGTATCGCGAAATTCAACGCGGCGCGTGGTAGTGAAGGCAGGCACTGGTGAAAACGAAGCGCTATGAGCCGTGAGCAGTGAACAAATGCCTTACAGCTCAGTGCTCATTGCTCACAGTTCCTCGCAATTCTTACTCGCCCACATAGGGCAATAGCGCCATAAAACGAGCGCGTTTTACAGCCAGTGTAACCGCATGCTGGCTGGCGGCGGTGCAGCCGCTTTTGCGGCGGCTGACAATCTTGCCCTGGCGGTTGGTGAGCTTATTGAGCAAATCGAGGTCTTTGTAATCGACAAACATCGGCCGCGGACGCTTGCCTTCGATGAAAATCGGATCTTTTTTCTTGGCCCGAATCTTGGGCTTCGCGCGCGTGCGCATCGGACGCGCGTCTTTGCGACCACCAAACGATCCAAAACGAGGCATATGGCACCAACCAAGGCGAGAAATTCGGAAAACTCATAGAATACCCGATTCGACGACATATTGCCAGGGCCAATTGACCCCATGAAATCGTCGCCTGAGATCCTTTGCGTTCGCCTTCTATCGCGGCTCGCATCCCGAAAAAGCAGTGCTGGCGTGCTGCACTGGGTGGACTTGCATCCAGCGATCGGAGGGAAAGATCAATTATTTCTCGGTAATCCCACTGCCAAACATGCATTGTGTCCGCCGAACCCGAAGCTATTGCTAATCGCGGCCTTCAGACGACGCTCGCGAGGCTCTTTCGGCGTGTAATCTAAATCGCACTCTGGATCGGGTGTATCGAGATTAATCGTCGGTGGGATCAAGCTATCTCGAAGGGCCAGCACGGCGAATACCAATTCCACGCCGCCGCTGGCGCCAAGCAAGTGGCCGATTTGGCTTTTTGTGCTGGAAATGCTCACTTTCTTTGCATGGTCGCCAAAAATGCTTTTGATCGCCCGCGTTTCGGCAGCATCGCCCAGTGGCGTACTTGTTCCATGGGCGTTGATGTATCCGACGTCGGTCGGGTTTAGTTGTGCGTCCGCCAGCGCCCGCTGCATCGCTTTGGCCGCTCCTGTGCCGTTTTCGTCGGGCTGGGTAATGTGCCCGCCATCACCACTCGTGCCGTAGCCAAGCACTTCGGCAAAGATCTTTGCATCACGTTGCTTGGCGTGTTCGAGTTCCTCGAAAATAAGAATTCCAGCTCCTTCGCTCAGCACAAAGCCGTCGCGATCTTTATCGAACGGCCTGCTGGCTTTTTGTGGAGCGTCGTTCCGCTCGGAGAGCGCCTTCATGTTCGAAAACCCAGCAATGCTCATCGGCGTGATGGCCGCTTCGGAGCCGCCAGTGATCATCACATCGGCAGCGCCGCGGCGGATGGTGTTGAATGCATCTCCCATCGCGTTGGCCGCACTTGCACAAGCCGTGGCCACTGCGGTATTCGGACCTCGCAATTTGTAAACGATCGACAACTGCCCGCTGGCCGCATTCACCATCATTTTCGGAATGAGGAAGGCGGAAACCCGATCGGGGCCTTTCATCAGTAGCCGCTCGGTTTGATCTTCAATTTCGTGTAATCCGCCGATTCCCGAGCCCAAGATGACGCCGCAGTTGAACAGCTCTTCCTGTGAGAAATCGAGCCCGCTTTGCCGCACGGCGTCGATGCCAGCCACCAGCGCAAATTGCGTGAATCGATCAATCCGGCGCAATTCCTTTGCCGAAACATACGCTTCGCTTGGCGCCCAGTCACCGATTTCGCCGCCGAATTTGACTTTGAATTTTTCCGTGTCGAACCGCGTGAGCTTGC belongs to Pirellulales bacterium and includes:
- a CDS encoding nucleoside deaminase encodes the protein MVQPVDLMRMAIDKCRQGMAAGNSPFGCAIARGDEIVSVAHNTVLTTIDITAHAEVNALRLGCQHTNQIFLAGAIVATTCEPCPMCMSALHWARVEAVYFGATVQDAMDAGFNELQIAAEKIAALGGSKVKLIPGMLADECKQLFSEWKKLPAARTY
- the rpsR gene encoding 30S ribosomal protein S18, giving the protein MFVDYKDLDLLNKLTNRQGKIVSRRKSGCTAASQHAVTLAVKRARFMALLPYVGE
- the fabF gene encoding beta-ketoacyl-ACP synthase II, producing MNRRVVITGLGAVTSLGCNVEELWQRVLRGESGVRKLTRFDTEKFKVKFGGEIGDWAPSEAYVSAKELRRIDRFTQFALVAGIDAVRQSGLDFSQEELFNCGVILGSGIGGLHEIEDQTERLLMKGPDRVSAFLIPKMMVNAASGQLSIVYKLRGPNTAVATACASAANAMGDAFNTIRRGAADVMITGGSEAAITPMSIAGFSNMKALSERNDAPQKASRPFDKDRDGFVLSEGAGILIFEELEHAKQRDAKIFAEVLGYGTSGDGGHITQPDENGTGAAKAMQRALADAQLNPTDVGYINAHGTSTPLGDAAETRAIKSIFGDHAKKVSISSTKSQIGHLLGASGGVELVFAVLALRDSLIPPTINLDTPDPECDLDYTPKEPRERRLKAAISNSFGFGGHNACLAVGLPRNN
- the queF gene encoding NADPH-dependent 7-cyano-7-deazaguanine reductase QueF, whose protein sequence is MKNFRTALETFDNQFPHREYTIETICPEFTSVCPKTGQPDFGTLTITYSPAAKCIELKSLKLYLQQFRNEGIFYEHITNFILDDLVAVTLPRWMKLVAAFTPRGGIHTSVTAEYWATGGK
- a CDS encoding acyl-CoA thioesterase, giving the protein MHFAAFFPLMESVEHECFRHLGLRMLSRDEAGAVSWPRVHADCDYRAAVGFEDVLSVSLTIARLGEKSVTYSFDIRHGEQLAAEGSITAVCCRMAPNRPPQSIPIPANIREKLCQFAV